The sequence CAGCACCATGATGGCCACGAGGATGATGATGGGGTCCTTCACCAGCACCACCAGCCCCGCCGCCAGCGCCGCGCCGAGGATGGTGCCCGCCACGCGCTGCAGGCTGCGCTGGAGCGTGAGCCCCGTGTAGGGCTGGAGGACGACGTTGACGGTGATGATGACCCAGTAGCCGTGGTTGAGCCCGAGCCCCGTCACGAGCGCGGTGGCGACCGCCGCGGAGACGCCCAGCCGCAGCGCGTGGCGGAAGATGACCGAGCGCGGGTTGAGGTTCTCCCGCAGCGGCTCCAGCAGCGAGCGCGAGGTCGCCTCCGCGGGACGGGGCGCCATCGGCAGCTCGGCCGGCATCGGCTTCCCCGCCTCCAGCGCGGCGGCCACGTCGAGGAGCGCCAGCGAATATTCATACAGCCGGCGCAGCAGCGCGTGCGCGTGGGCGTACGCGGCGCGGGCGGGCTCGGACAACGGACCCGCGGCTTCGAGGACCGCCAGGGCCTGGCGCACGCGCTCCGGTCCACCGGCCTTGCGCGGGCGCACCTCCCCGCCGGTCTCCAGCGCGAGTGAGACGCTGCGCAGGTCCGTGGCCAGCTCCGCCAGGGCGCGCTGCACCTCGGCGCGCAGGGCCAGGTAGCGGGGCTCGCGCGGCGCGAACTCCAGCGTCTCGGTGAGGGCGATGAGCACGGGCACCAGCGCGTCCGCGCCCTCGAGCAGAACGAGGAGGTGCTCACCGCGCCCGCTCTCCCCCATCCTGCCGCGCCGGGTGACGGCGAGGACGGAGCCGGCCGTTTCGAGCGACTGGCGAATCCGCGGCTCCCAGGGCACTGCCGGCACCGCGAGCTCGGTGGGAGCCGGGCCTTCGAGCGGCCAGCGCCCCACCTCGTCCGCGCGGTCCGCCAGCACGTCGTAGCAGGCGGCGACAGCGAAGCGCGCGGGCCGGTACAGGCGCAGCGGCCACAACAGCAGCGCGAGCAGCATGGCCCACGCGCCGCCCACCATGAAGAGCGCGGAGCGCGTCAGGGCCTCGTGGAGGTCGTGCGCGGGAAGGAACAGCGACACCACCGCGTAGTTGGCGAGCACCACGCCGATGAAGCCGGGCGTGTCACCGTAGGAGCGGGCGAAGCCGCACGCCGTCACGCACACCAGCGTGAAGACGACGGCGGCCCAGCCCGGCAGGTGCGCGGCGGAGATGAGCCCCGCCACCGCGCCGAGCAGCGTCATGGCGCCCATGGCCCGCGCCCTGTCGCGGTAGGGCCCGCCCCGGTCGGCGAGGGCGACGAAGAGGCCCGCGAGGCCTACCCAGGTCGCGGCGGGCAGGTGCCACGCGGCGGCCGCCGCCGTGGGGACGCCGACGGCCAGCGCGGCCCGGAGTCCCGAGCCCAGCGCGGGGCGGGCGCGCTCGACATGGAGGAAGGAGGACTGGAGCTGGTGCCGCAGGGGGCTCATGGGGTGGAGGGCTCACCCGTCCATTCGAGGACTCCCGGCCCGGCGACGGCACGGAAGCAGTCGGAGAACCAGGCCGCCGCCATGCGCGCCGCAGCGACGAGCGGAGCCGTCTCGGGGAAGCCGCGCGTGGCGCCCTCGACGAGCTGCAATGCCTTGCGAGCCCTCAGCGAGTCGAACACGCGGCGGTGGAGCGCGACGCGGTCCGCGTCTTCCGCGGGGGCGAGCAGCAGCGTGGGGACGCGCACGTCGCTCACGAACTCACCGGCCATGTCGGGGCGGCCGCCGAAGGTGACGATGGCCTGGACCCCGCGAGGCTGGTGCGCGGCGGCCACGAGCGCCGCGGCGGCGCCGAGGCCCGAGCCGAGATAGCCCACGGGAAGCAGCGACAGGGATTCATCACGCTGGAGCCAGTCGCGGGCGACCTCCAGGCGGTGGGCGACGAGCTCCACGTTGGAGCCCTCGCGCAGGGTCCACTCCTGGGCCAGCTCCTCCTCGGCGGTGCGGAGCTCCAGGCTCAGCGTGCCCAGTGCCGAGTCATGGAGGACGCGGACGACGTGGCTGCTCCGGTGGCTGTCCTGGCCGACGCCGTCCGTGGCGAGCAGCACGAGGCCCGAGGCACGCTCGGGGACGGAGAGCCGTCCACGCAGCAGCCGGCCGGCGACACCGATTTCCACGTCACGGTCGTGTACACGCATCGACACTCCTCCCGACGCGGGCACCGCGAGTGCCCGGACCCGTTCCGTGAAGGTGGTGTCCGAGGGCACTTGCGGCCGGGCTCTCCTCCCCGGATGCAGGGGGAGCGAGCGGCCGTGGCCTCGCATCGAAATCACGGCGATAGGTAACAACCCGGGGGCCCGCCCGCCATGCAAGCGAGCGTCGCATCTTCATGCCCCCGCGTGATTCCTCGCCCGCTCTTCGGGAGGGCAGAGGTGCACAGGCGGCGTGCCGTGCCCATGTTCCCTCCAATGGAACTCCAGGAGGGATGAGATGTCTTTGGAAACGATTCTGGTGTGGGCAGTCATCGGCCTCATCGCGGGGTGGCTCGCTTCGGCCGTGGTGGGCGGAGGCTACGGCCTCATTGGCGACATCGTCGTAGGCGTGGTGGGCGCGTTCCTCGGAGGGTTCATCTTCCGGGCGCTCGGCACGGGAACTCCTTTCGGGGGACTCGCTGGAACCATCTTCGTGGCCTTCATCGGAGCCGTGGTGTTGCTACTCGTGCTCAGACTCATTCACTCTTCCACAGTCCGAAGAGTCTGACGCCGGCTCGACCATGTCCCGGGGCACGGCGCTGGTCCGCCCCGGGACGTGTGTCATGTCTGGAGGTCGAGCTCGGACGTCAGCGAGCGCTCGTCCAGGCGCTGAAGGTCACGACCACTCCACCCGCGCGTAGGAGGACGCCGCGGCCTCGAGCAGCCGCAGTCCCTCGGGTGGGACGCGATCTCTGACCCGAACGTGCAGCGCCCCTCTGCCGAAGCCCATCGCGCCCCGGAGGACACGGGCGAAGGGCTCGGCTTCCGTCGCGAGCAGCAGCACTGCCCGCAGGGGCGCACCCTTCGCGGGCGCCGCGACGAGCGTCCACGCTCCGCCACCGCGCGCCTCGAAGCGCTCCAGCCTCGCGGCCATGGGTGACGCCGCGCAGGCCTGCATATCCTCCGCGTCCGCGTCGTGGATGAGCAGGCGAGACAGGGACGGCAGCTGCTCCAGCTCGCGGAGCAGTGACGGCGCCTTCTGCAACGCGGGGCCTGACAGGCCGAGCTGTCGCACGCCGAGCCCCTGCGCGCCAAAGCCTGACACGAGCCTCGGCTCCACGCGCTTCAGCACGGTCGCCGTCCGCAGCTCCGGCAATGACAGCCACGCCGCCAGGTCCTGGAACATGGCCCCAGCCACGTCCACTTCGCGCACCGTGGCCCACTCGGGCCCGGGTGGTGGCAGCGGCGCGCGCCAGTCCGCGCGCAGCCGGACGGCGGAGGGGAAGCCCCGCTCGAAGCGGGTCGCGAAGATGTCCACGTGAGGCCCGAGCGCCGATGCCCACCGCCCGCCGTGCTCCTCCAACAGCCGCGCGATGCGCTGCCGGTCCGAGCGCGGCGAGCACTGGAGCATGATGAATTCACCCAGCGGGTTGCCCTGCTCCAGCAGATGGTCGGCCAGCACCATGCGCGCGGACGTATCCCCGGGGTCCGCGTACACACGGGCCAGCAGCGCCTCATGCGTGGGAGAGCGCCGCGTCTCGGCCTCCTCACGCGCGGTGAGGATGTTCTCCAGCGCCGCGCACGAGGCGGCCTCCTCCGCGCCCAGGGGCACCTCGGGGGTAAAGGAGCGCAGCGTCATGTCCAGCCACTCGGCATGGGGGGAGCCGGGATGCAGGGTCTTCCCCAGCGCACGCAGGGACGTCAGTGCACGTGGGTCTCTCATGGCGGAGAACACGTCGCAGAGCGCACGGAAGGTCCGCTGCTCGACGGCATCGGGGCGCTGCACCAGGTCCAGCAGCGGCGCGGTGAGGCGCGGGTCCTCGGGCAGCCGGCGGACTCCGTTTTCGAGCAGATAGAAGACCTGGCCCCATTGCGCCCGGTCCGCCAGCGCCACGACGTGGGCCATGAAGCGGGGCAGGTCCAGCGGACCGCTCCGCTTCGACATCTGAATATGGGTATCGACCACGAGTGGCGGCATCCCGAGCGTCAGCCGCTTCGACAGCCTCTCGATGAGCACCGCGAGGCACTCCGAACGCGTCAGGCGCCACGCCTCCAGCAGGTGCTCGAGGGCCTTGGCCTCCTCATGATGGTCGAAGGACTCGACCGCGAGGCCGAGCAGCTCGTTCAGGGTGACATTCGCCATACCCGCCCCACTCTACGCGCTTGGAGCCGTGGGCCGCCGTCCTGGGAGGGGGTCGGTCATTCGTCCTACGGATGAACGACCGATGCGCGGAGCCGCACGAGGCCTGTACCGTCCTCCGCCATGGACCCACGTGCCCTGGCGGAGCGGCTCACCATCGCGATTCCTTGCGAGATGCGCTGGAAGGACATGACGGGTGATGCGCGCGTCCGGCACTGCGGCGCATGCAAGCTCTCCGTCCACAACGTGAGCGAGATGAGCACGGCCGAAGTGGAGGCCCTGCTCCAGACCGATGGGCGCGTCTGTGTCCGGCTCTACCGGCGGCCGGACGGAACGGTGGTGACAGGGGACTGCCGGCGTATCTGGCAGCAGCAACGCGAGGAGGCGGCCACGCTGCTCGGCACGGCCGTGACGGCGACGGCCGCGCTCTCGCTGATTGTCTTGATGGGCCTGCTCACGCTCACCCTCTTCGGCGACAACATCCGGCGCATGTTCGGCGGTGCCACCGCGGGCGCCCTGCCCGCCGCCACGACGACCTCGCCTTCGAGCACACCGTCAACCTCGGGAGCGGGCACGAGCCGTTATTAGGAGCGAAGGAAGCGGGACGGGTTCTCGTGCAGCAGGCGCAGGGCCTCGCGATGAGGATGCATCCAGGTTGCTTCTGACCATCCGGCCGGAGAGGCTGTCCGGCGTGCTACGCCTTCTCGCCGCGCTCCTCCTCCTGTCCGCCCTGCCCGCCTCGGCCAGGGCTCCGAAGCTCACCCTGTTCATCAGCGTGGACGCGCTGGGCAGCGACCTGCTCCTGCGCAACCGTCCACGCCTCACCGGCGGCCTGGGACAATTGCTCGCCACGGGGGCGTTCTACCCCTACGCGCGATACGCCTATGCGGAGGCCCGTACCGCGCCGGGGCACGCCACGCTGGCCACCGGCGCGAACCCCTGGCGCCACGGCATCGTGGACAACGACGTCCTCGACCGTGTCACGGGCCAGAGCGTTCAGGCCTACATGGACCCGAGATACACGGTCCTGGACGGAGTCACCGCCCCGGCGTCGGACACCAGCCCCGAGAACCTGATGGCGGAGACGCTGGCGGACCGGCTGCGCGTGTCCACGCAGGGCCGGGGCAAGGTGGTGGCGCTGTCGTTCAAGGCTCGCGCGGCGATTCCGCTGGCCGGGCGACAGGGACAGGCGTGGTGGTTCGACGAGGCCACGGGAAACATGGTGACGAGCACCTGGTACTCGAAGGCGGTGCCCACCTGGATGCAGGCATTCAACGCCCGGAGACTGGCGGACGCGGCCTTTGGCAAGACGTGGGAACTGCTGCGTCCGCGCGCCGAGTACGCGGGCGAGGACGACCGTGCCGCGGAACCACCGAACCCCTACGGCATGGGCCGCACGTTCCCCCATGCACTCACCGGAGGGAGCAAGGAGCCTGGACCCGCGTCGTACCGGGTCTTCGCCGTGTCGCCTCGTTCGCATGAGCTGCTGGTCCAGGCGGCGAAGGCAGCGATGGAGGGCGAGAGCCTGGGCAGGGACGACGTGCCGGACCTTCTCGCGGTGAGCTTCAGCGGCACGGACGCCGTGTTCCACGCATTCGGGCCCTTCTCATGGGAGATGCAGGACACGCTGCTGCGGTTGGACCAGGCGATGGGCGAGCTCATCTCCGCCGCCGAGCGCGCGGCGGGAGGCAGGGCGAACCTGGTCATCGCGCTGTCGGCGGACCATGGGGGCGCGGAGATTCCGGAGGCCTGGACGCTGGCCGGCGTGCCCGCGAAGCGCATCAACCCGGTGGAGGTCGCGGAAGGGCTGGCCCAGGAGCTGCGCTCGAGGTTCGGCGTCGACGTGACGGTGAAGATGCTGGAGTTGGACGTGTACCTGGGCGGCAAGGCCCTGGAGTCGGGACAGGTGGATGGCGTGGCGGTGCGGCGCGCGGCGGCGGCGTGGCTGTCGAAGCAGCCCTTCACGGTGACGGCGATGGCGAAGGACGACCTGGACACGGCCCCGGACGTCGAAGGGCTGGTGGCGCCGCTGCGGCGCGGCTACTACCCGATGCGCAGCGGCGACGTCCTCTTCGTGTCGAAGCCATTCCACGTCGTGAGCGACTACCCGCGCGGAACGAACCACGGCACGCCGTACGCCTACGACGTGCAGGTGCCCGTGGTGTTCGCGGGCCGAGGCGTGAAGCCGGGTCTGTATCCCCAGGAAATCGACCCGGTGGACGTGGCGCCCACGCTAGCCGCGCTCCTGGAGATGGGGATGCCCGCGTCCGCTGAAGGCAAGCCGCGCGCGGAGGCCCTTACGGGGCGGTGAAGGCCGCGCGCTCAAGGTCGCGCGGAGAGCTGCTTCCGCAGCGTGGCCTCGTCGACGAGCCCCCAGCGTTCGATGAGCTTCCCGTCCTCGGAGAAGCGCAGGATGTCGATGACCGTATAGGAAATCGCGCGGCCAGTCGGAGCGAATCCCATGAACGGACCGCGATGTGTGGCACGCGTCGTCACGCGGCAGGCGACCCTGTCCCCCTCGGCGACGATGTCCTCGATGACGAAGCGCGCATCGGGCAGCGCGGCGCGGAGACCGCCGAAGGCCTCCTTGATGCCCTCGCGCCCCGGCTTCATGTCCGGGTCCGGGTTGTGGTCGATGACATCCACCCGGGTGACGTCATCGAGCAGCGCGACGTTGCCGGTATGGATGGCCTCTTCGAGCACCGCATAGAACCGGCGCGCGTGCGCCTTGGAGTCGGTTGCCATTGGAGAAGTCCTTTCAGCGCGAGGAGGGACACACGCCAGGGCCAACAGGAGCAGCCACGGCATCGGGGTTCTCATGATGAGTGCACCCTCTCCCGGCAAGGCCCCCGCGTCTTGAACGAATCAGACAGGAGCCCGCGTCCCCACCCGCGTCACCGTATTCCCGAGGAGGTCGGCCCGCTCGGGGCTCGACTGCCCGCTCAACCATGGCGGCCGATGTGCACCCCCACACCCGGTGATTACCCTTCGTGCGACGCGGAAGCCCTCCCTCTCGCGTCGAGGAGGCCCTCATGAAAGCCGTGGTGCTGAAGTCCTATGGGGACGTGGACGCGCTCGCCGTGCAGGAGATGCCCGAGCCGCAGGTGGGACCGGGCCAGGTGAAGGTGCGCGTCTCCGCCGCGAGCATCAACCCGGTGGACTGGAAGATTCGCCGGGGAGACTTCAAGGGGCGGATGCCCATGCAGCTCCCCACCATCCTCGGCAGGGACGTGGCCGGCGAGGTCATCGAAGTGGGCCCGGGCGTGGACGCCTTCAAGCCGGGCGACAGGGTGATGGGCCTCGTGCAGGGAGGCTACGCGGAGCGAGTCGTCGCGCCCGTGGAGGCCTTCGCGAAGGTGCCCGAGTCGATGGACCTGAAGGATGCCGCCGCGTTGCCCCTCGTCGCGCTGACGGGCACGCAGCTGATGGAAGAAGCGGTGAACCCGAAACAGGGCGACACGGTGCTCATCACCGGAGCGCTGGGCGCGGTGGGGCGCGTCGCCGTCTTCGCGGCGAAGGCCCGGGGCGCGAAGGTCTGGGCCGGCGTGCGCGCCCGCCAGAAGGCGGAAGCGGAGAAGCTGGGCGTGGACGGCGTGGTCGCGCTCGATGTCGCGGACGAAGTCGCGAAGCTGCCCATGGTCGATGCCGTTGCGGACACCGTGGGCGGCAAGACGGTGGCCGGAGTGCTGGAGAAGGTGAAGCCGGGCGGCACCCTGGGCAGCGTGGTGGGCGAGCCGCCCGAGGCGAAGGGACGGCCCATCACCGTGCGCGCCATCTTCAGCCATCCGGACTCGCGCCGCCTCACGCAATTGGGGCAGAGCGCGGCGAAGGGAGACCTGGTCATCCCCGTCAGCAAGCGCTTCCCGCTGGACCAGGTGAAGGAGGCCCAGAAGCTCGCGGAGCAGGGCGGCGTGGGCAAGGTGCTGCTCACCAACTGAACCTGGCCCTGGAGTCCATCGCCGCCACCCGCGACGTCCTCACTCAATCGTGGAGTCGGTGACGGCGATGGGCGTATCCGTGTGATTCGAAATCTGGGGATACGTGACGTACCAGGACCCGCCCGTGTTGCCCTTGATGACCGAGCGGTCGATGCGGATGTCGCCCGAGTGGTCATTGCTGACGAAGAAGATGGCGCTGCCGTGGGCGTTGACCTCGTTGTGCTCGATGCGAGTGCCGCAGAGGGACAGCGTCATCTTGTTGCCGTCGTTGTAGATGGCTCCGCCGCTGCCGCCGCCCGGGGTGCCTGGCTGCGCGGGATTCGCGCCGTTGCCGATGGCCCTGTTGTACGAGAACAGGCTGTTGATGACGGTCCACGACACGCCGATGCTGCTGATGCCGCCGCCGTTGGAGCAGGCGCCGCCATAGCCCTGCTTGCCGCCGAAGGTCGTGTTCACCACGTAGACGGGCCGCCCCTCGTACTGGCTGAACACCCGAAGGGCGCTGCCTCCGACGTCGGGCCCGACATCGGCGCAGACGTTGTTGAAGAAGCGGGAGTTGATGACCTTCACGCGCCCGCCGCGAACCCAGACCGCCCCACCGCCGTCGAACTCCGTCTCGCTCTTGGAGCTGGCGTCCACGAACGTCAGGTTCTGCAGCGTCAGCCGGGGATGGTCCTGGTTGTCGCAGTGAGAGGTCGTCCACACCTGCGCCTTGTCGCAGGTGTTCATGTAGAGGATGCGGTGCTTGCCCGCACCGCTGAGCGTCACCAGGCCCTTGCCGTCGATGACGATGTCCGGCCCCTTGTCGTTGAAGACCTTCGCCGTCCTGTCGAGGGTGATGGTGACCGGCTCCGGTCCGCAGTCGAAGGTGATGACGCCACCCTTGGCGACGGCCTCGACGAAGGCACTGCTGGTGCAGCTCGCCGGAGTGCCCGCGCCGACGACGGTGGTGGGCTTGGAGACGTCGGCGAGGCCCGCCTCGGCCGGCACGCTGCACGTGGCCTCCGCGTTGGGATTACCGGCGGGCGGACCGTCCTTGGGGTTGGTCAGCGGGTTGGGCACGTCCACGCTGTCGTCCGAGCAGGCCGCGCCACAAGCGAGGACCAGCACCGTGGCGAGTGCGGGCAAGCGATGAAGTCTCCAGGGGTGCATGGGCTCTCTCCGGGATGAGGCGGATGCGCCACATCATCATCCACATCACCGGCTCATTCCATGAGGCGTGCGCTCGCACCGGCGGCCGTCCGAGCCCGACACAGCGCCTCCAGACGCCCGCCGAGCCGGGCGTTCGAGCCATCAGAGGTCCGAGCCCGGCACAGCGCCTTCATGCGCTCACCGCGCCGGGCGCTCGGGCCAGCAGGCGCCGCAGCCCGGCGCGGCGCCTCCAGGCGCTCACCACGCGTGACGGTCGAGCCAGCTCCGGACGGCGCGAGAAATCTCCTCCGGCGCGTCCTCGGGCGCATGGTGCCCCGCGCGACCGAGCGGGACGACTTCGAGCGCCGGCAACGCGCCGCGCGCCCACTCGACAATCTTCGGCGCGCTGAGCCCGGTGTCTCCGAAGGTCAGCAGCAGCGCCGGCTTCGCGGAGGGGCTCGCGAGCCACGCGTCGTAGCGCTCGATGACCGCGGCGACGTCGGCGGGCGCGCCATCAATCGGAATCTCACGAGGCCACTGCAGCACCGGGCGCCGCGACGCCGCATCGGGGTACGGGGCGTAGTACACGGCGCGGTCGCTCTCCGCGAGGCCGTGCTGGACGCCGTTCGCGAGCGACCGCGCGAGGAACTCGTTTTGTTCGAGCACGAGCGTCTCCCCCACTCCCGGCGTACGCAGGGCGCGGAAGAACTGCTCGCCCTGCGGTGGCCAGTCGCTCCAGTGCATCGGCCGGAGGAAGGTCTCGAACACGACCACGCCGCGCACGCGGTCCGGGTGCCGCCGTGCCCAGTCCAGCGCGAGCACCCCACCCCAGTCGTAGGCGACCAGCACGACGTCGCGCAGGCCGAGCGCGTCGAACCACGCATCGAGGTACCGGACGTGGTCCTCGAAGCGGTAGGGCACGTCGGGCTTGCCCGAGTCCCCCATCCCGATGAGGTCCGGCGCGAGGCACCGGCCCCGGTCGGCGAGCCGGGGAATCACGTTGCGCCACACGTACGACGACGTGGGGTTGCCGTGCAGGAACACGATGGGCGAGCCGGTGCCGGCCTCGCGGTACGAGATGTGCGAGTCGAGGACCTGGATTCGATGCGTCGAGGACATGGGAGTGCTCCGCGAAGACAGAGGAGTAGCGGCGTGGCACGCGACGAGCGCGCCCGCGACGATGCAGCCGAGCAATCTGTGCATGCACGCAATATGGGCCCCGGGACTCCTCCCTGGTAGTGATGGTTCGTGAGCAGTAACCTCACGCACCGTGAGCACTTCGATTGCGGCCCTGGACCTCAACCTCCTGCTGATGCTCCACACCGTCCTCTCCGAGCGCAGCGTGGCGCGCGCGGCCGAGCGGCTCCACGTCACGCCGTCCGCCATCAGCAACGGCCTCGCGCGGCTCCGCTCCGCGCTGGGGGACCCGCTCGTGACGCGCAATGGCCGGGGCATCGTCCCCACGCCTCGCGCACTCGCGCTCGCACCCGCCATCGCGCGCGGCCTGCGGGAGTTGGAGCTCGCCATCCACGAGGCGCCCTTCGAGCCGGCGAAATGCACGCGCACCTTCACGCTCGCCGTCGCGGACGCGGGGCAGGTCACCTGGGTGCCGGGAATCGCCGCGCGGATGGCCGCCGAGATGCCGAACGCGCGCCTCTCCGTGGTGGGCATCGCCTCGCTCGTGGCGCTCGGAGACCTGGGCTCGTCCCAAATCGACCTGCACCTCGGCGTCGCCACGCGGGGCGCGGGCCTGCACGTCGAGCCGCTGCTGGACGAGCGTACCGTCCTCGTCGCTCGCGAGGGCCACCCCGCGCTGGGCAAGCGCCTGTCCAGGCGCGAGCTCGGCGCGCTCCGGCACGTCGGCGTGGAAATGGTGCCGGGAAAGGGCTTCCGGGACCTCGTCGGTGCCGCGTACGCACGCGCGGACATCCCTCGCGAGGTGGTCATGACGGTGCCCTCGTTCACCGCCGCCGCGGCAATCACAGCCGAGACGGACTACGTCGCGACGCTGCCGGAGTCGCTCGTCGCCATGCGCGGCACGCGCCTGGGCGTGCGCGCCATCAACGCACCGCTCCCCGCGCACACCGTGAAGCTCGCACTGTGCTGGCATGAGCGGACCCATGCCGACCCCGCGGCGCAGTGCTTTCGCGGGCTCGTCCGGCGCGCGGTCCTGGCAACCCGGCAGGCCTGAAAGCCAGTCGGCCGTACCTCCGGCGAGTGTGAGGCACGCACCGGCCGTGCAAGCAAAGCACGGCCGGCGCGCTCCAAAGACAGACGCTACGTCACGCCACTAGCAGCCGCACTTCGTGCGCTGAAAGTCCTGGAGGACAAGCCACTCCGTGCAGGACTGCCCCTGGGGGTTGAAGCACACGCGGAACTTCTGGACCGACTGGAAGGTCGCACCCAGCGGGATGTTCTGGCACGGGCCTTCCGTGCAGTCCCGACGGAAGCAGGGGCTGAGCCCGTACTCGGGATCGCACGTGGTGTCGCCACAAGCCGTGTTGGCGGACCAGGCATTACAGGAGGCATACCCGGCGGCCACGCACTGATTGTAGTTGTCCGCCTGGCACGCATCCGCGAGCCCCTGCAGCAGCTCCGCCTGCTCCACCGCCTGGGCGCCCTCATCCGAAATCTGCCCGTCCACGGGACCACAACCCACAAACAGGGCCACCGCAACCGCGCCCACCAACATTCCGAGCTGCCGCATACGTGTCACCTCGAGGCTCCCGCCGCCAGGAGCCAGGTCAGCCCGCACCCACCCAAGGGGAGGCTGTCGTTGTCATGTCTGGGAATGCGGCCTGCCTTTGACGGGCAGGTCCAGGCCTTCAACCTCGCATGACCATCAATTGACTGACAATGGATAGTTTCCAGGCGCAAGCATCTCGCGCCTGAGAAAGGAATCAGACTGGATCAATCCGCCAATGCGAAACTGAATGGCACCTGCAAGGCATTTCTTCGATGCTCCCGCACCTCCCAAGTCTGGGTATGGGAGGTGCGGGGCCGGACAGCGGGGCGGCTACAGCCCTGGCCCGCGAATCCAATCGATGTCGAACTGGATGCCCACGCCCGACACCGGATCAAGCCGGAGGTCGGTGATGGTGCCAGTCCAATCCGCCAGCCCCGTCATGTCGAAGGTGAGCGTCTGGTAAGCGCCGTTGCCGGTGTACGCCGCGCCGGCCACGCGCGTGCCGGAGAAGCCGGGCTGCGTGCCGGTGGCGAAGAAGAGCTCGACGCCGGTGGACTGGGAGGCCCGCATCCGGACCTGGATTCGGGGCACGCGGCTGGCGCTGAAGTTGTAATCGCTGTTCACCACCTGCGCGTCGCCGTTGTTGCTGGCGGTGCCCGTCAGCACGCCGTTGGCCACCGCCTGGCCGGTGATGTTGCCGAAGCCGGTCCAGCCCTCGAAGCCTCCGGGCGTGGCGAACTCCGCGCCCAGGTCCGCGGCGTCGAAGGGGTGCCTCGAGGCGGCAATCTCCACGGAGTCCGTCAGCTGGTCCCCGTCCGTGTCGAGCGGCGGCACCGCGAAGTTCGTGCTCCAGGAGATGACGAAGGCCTGGCTCTTGCCGGTGGCCACCGCCTTGATGTGGAGGTCACCGCCCGGCTGCACGTAGTAGCCCGAGGTGGCCGAGGCACGCAGGCTGGCCAGCGACGTGTAGGCGGGGAAGCTGCCCTGGCTCGACGCGAGTGAGATGCCTCCCAGCTTCCCGAAGTCCTTGAAGTGGGCCACGTAGCTGTCGCCCGCGGCGGCGTCCTCCATGTTCATGACCACCCGCTTCACGGCGGGGAGGGACTCGTAGGCA comes from Pyxidicoccus parkwaysis and encodes:
- a CDS encoding LysR family transcriptional regulator, which encodes MSTSIAALDLNLLLMLHTVLSERSVARAAERLHVTPSAISNGLARLRSALGDPLVTRNGRGIVPTPRALALAPAIARGLRELELAIHEAPFEPAKCTRTFTLAVADAGQVTWVPGIAARMAAEMPNARLSVVGIASLVALGDLGSSQIDLHLGVATRGAGLHVEPLLDERTVLVAREGHPALGKRLSRRELGALRHVGVEMVPGKGFRDLVGAAYARADIPREVVMTVPSFTAAAAITAETDYVATLPESLVAMRGTRLGVRAINAPLPAHTVKLALCWHERTHADPAAQCFRGLVRRAVLATRQA
- a CDS encoding haloalkane dehalogenase translates to MSSTHRIQVLDSHISYREAGTGSPIVFLHGNPTSSYVWRNVIPRLADRGRCLAPDLIGMGDSGKPDVPYRFEDHVRYLDAWFDALGLRDVVLVAYDWGGVLALDWARRHPDRVRGVVVFETFLRPMHWSDWPPQGEQFFRALRTPGVGETLVLEQNEFLARSLANGVQHGLAESDRAVYYAPYPDAASRRPVLQWPREIPIDGAPADVAAVIERYDAWLASPSAKPALLLTFGDTGLSAPKIVEWARGALPALEVVPLGRAGHHAPEDAPEEISRAVRSWLDRHAW